Below is a genomic region from uncultured Erythrobacter sp..
GCCGCCTACAATGGTGAAGACGATGGAGAACACTATCTGCACCGCGAAAAAGACCGCCCATAGCGCCAGCAGCAGCCAGAAACGCTGCTTTATCATCTCCCACGTATTCGAAAACACGCGTCCAATATCAATGCTCATATCAGTCCCCCTGACTTGAGACAGCGGCGGGTTTTACGCGCACCCCTCATGCGCAGCCGCTGCCCTCTGACCATGCAGATTGCCCCTTTGCGGACGCAGAGGCAAATTCAAAAGTTGATAAGGCGGACGGCGCTGCTGTGACAGCGCATGCAAAAGGGGCCCCGCCATTGCTGGCGAGGCCCCTTTTTACTGTGCAATTCTAGTCCGTTAGGATCAGAACTTGAAGCGGACGAGGCCACCATAAGTGCGCGGCTGGTTGGGGTAACCCGAAACCGAACCGGCCTGTGCCACACTGTCGAAAATGGTCGTGATGTACTCGGCATCGAGCAGGTTACGACCCCAGATACCGACTTCCAGACCGTTGTTCAGCTTGAGCGTCATCGAACCGTTGACCAGGTTCACTTCGCGGCTGAAATTGTTCGGGCCGAAAGTCGGCAGGCCGTTATTGATCGGCGTGTTGCTTTCATGGTTGTAGTCGATGCGCGTCACCAGTGCGGTGCCGCTATCCCATTCATGCGTGTAGGTCGCCGAAGTCGAAATCGCGATCGACGGGATACCCGCCGGACGCACGCCCGAAAGATCGCCAAGAACGCTTCCGGGGAAGTCGTCGAACAGCGGATCAAGATGCGTCATCGCAAAGGTCAGGACCAGACCATCGGTCGGAACGACTGTCGCATCCATTTCGAAGCCGCGAACCGACTGCTTACCTGCATTGCGCAGCGCAAAGCCGGTGCCGGTGAAGGCAAAGCTCTGGAAGCCTTCAATCGACTGGTCGAACAAAGCGATGTTGATACCGACGCCGTCCCATTGGCCCTTAACGCCGATTTCGTAGACTTCGGTTTCTTCCGGACCGGCAAAGCGCGAACCCGAAACGAGGTTCGGCACGGCCAGACCGGCATTGATGATCGCCGAGTCAGGCGCAGCGAAAGTCGAACCACCCGGACCTGCGAGGAAATCGAGGTTCGAAGGACGGCTATCGCGCGACAGGTTGATCGAGCTTGCCTTGAAGCCTGTCGAGTAGCTCGCATAGACGTTGACCTCCGGAGAGATCTCGTACGATGCGCGCAGCAGATAGGTGAACTCGTCATCATTGGTGATGCCCGGCTCAACCGAGTTCGGGAAGTTCAGGAACGGCGGCTGGAACTGGAACGCGGCCAGACCCAGCAGCGGGTTCTGCGCCGGATCGGTCGCAGCGGCCAGCAGGCCAGCCTGAACCGCAGCCGGAAGCGCCTGGAATCCGGCACGATCAGTGACGGTCGGCAAACCCGGGTTGAGCGCGGTTGCTTGCGTGATGAAGGCATCGACAAAGTTGACCTGCGCCAGCGGGTCAAAGCTCTGCTGCGAAAGACCGAAGTCCTTTTCATCGTCGGTGTAGTTGAAGCCGCCCGTCAGAACGAGGCCCTCAACCGGTTCGAAATCAACCGTACCAAACACCGACCATGCGGTGTTGTTCATGAAGAACACTTCCTGCGTCAGCAGCGGCGTGTTGAAGATCGTTTCCTGCGGGAAGCCGAAGGACTGCTCAAGCCCGTTGAACAGCGTCGGCTGACCGGTCAGAACTGCAACGGGGTTCTCGCCAGCAAGAATCTCGAAGAAGTTACGGATCTGGCTGCCGTTCTGGATCGCGCTCTGCTGAGCAATCGATTCATCGAAGTAGAAGCCGCCAAGCAGGAAGTTGATCGGGCCGTCAAAATCGGACGCGATCCGCAGTTCCTGAGTGAAGGTTTCGACCTGCTGCGCACGGGTTTCGGTGGCGATATCCGCGCTGGTGAAGTCGATGTCGGTGAGGAAGTTGTTGTCCAGCTCACGATAGGACGTGATCGAGGTCAGCGACAGCGGGCCGGTTTCCCAGTCCATCTGAACCGAACCGCCATAATTCTTCACTTCGTTTTCAGGCACGAAGTTAAGGAACACTTCGCGGCCGAAAAAGTCGGTCGGGATCTGGCCGCCTACGGCGCCGATTCCGGGTCCGGTCGGACCATTGACGAGATTGCCGACGGTGCAGCAAACTTCGTCAATCTTCGAATAATCGGCGATTGCACGGATGCGGAAATCGGAGCTCGGCTCAATCAAGAGCTGGCCGCGTACCGAGTAACGATCGCGGTCGTTGATCTCTTCGTCGAGGTTGACGATCGTGCCGTAACCGTCGCGGCGGTTGTAGCTGCCGTCGATCGAGAAGGCGATGTTATCACTGATCGGACCGGTGATGTCGCCTTTCAGCGTCATCGCGTTGAAGTTTCCGTAAGTCGCTTCAATCGCGCCGCCAAAAGTGAACTGCGGCTCACGCGTCACAACCGAGATGACGCCGGCAGATGCGTTCTTACCGAACAGCGTCGATTGCGGGCCGTTCAGAACTTCGATGCGTTGCACATTGGGAAGATCGGACAGGGCGCCGGCAGAGCGCGAACGGAACACGCCGTCAATGAAGACGCCGACCGAAGGCTCGATACCGAAGTTGTTATCGCCGTTACCGAAACCGCGAATGATGAAGGTCGATGCCGAAGCTGTCTGAAGCTGGCTGACGCGGAGCGACGGGGTAACCGTCTGAAGGTCGAGAACGTCGCGGATCTGCGCGTTTTCGAGCGTTTCACCGCTGGTCACGCTGACCGAGATCGGCGTTTCCTGAAGCGTGGTTTCACGCTTGGAAGCGGTAACGATGATGACGTTGCTGCTGGTGGTTTCACCCGCATCAGGGCCATCTTCATTGTCAGTGTCTTGCGCAAAGGCTGCGCCAGGCGCGAGCAGTGCGAAACCCGCGGCACCTGCGAGCAGGCTGAAACGGAACGACCCGGCGGCGCCGGCATTAATGGAACGCATGGAAATTCTCTCCTCAAATCCCCTCGAACGCAGCCGGAATTTAGAATGCGCATCCCCAGATGCTCTTCCGATCAGCTTCGATTAACGCTTGTGATAGGCAGTTGTATCAGACCCGACAAGCCGCAAAGCCGCAGAATCGCGTGGGATAAGAGGTATTGTTGCAACACCGTCACACCTGAATCGGGGCGGGCGAACGCGGGCAAGGGGCACGCCCTCTTCATCAATTAGCGATGCGTCGGTCAGTCGAAATTGCTCGTCAAATTGCGAAGCACTCATCCAAAGCCATCACAAAGGCTGGATGCCGTAGCGTCGCCAGATCTGACACAGAACGCGGCTCTATCGCGGTTACGCCAGCCATTCGCCTTCACCCGAATACAGGACCGGGGCCAAATTGCGCCAACACATCCGCTTAAAGTGGACCATCAGCCATCGCTGCTTCGGCTGCAATTTGGCTCAGATTGTCAAACGCTCCGGCGTTCAAGGCGTCTTGCAGCGAAGGAGAAACGATCGTGCTGCTCCCGGTTTCGAAGTTTCCGGAACCCAGATCGACAGGGGAGGCTTGCAGGATAGAATCCGACAACTCGCCTTCCCCAGCCGGCTGATCTTGCAGCAAAATGGTGGGTGAGTCAGTCACGCCGGGCGCATCCGGCGCGTTAGGCTCAATCGACGGCCCGGAAGATTGCGAGCCTTCGGTTTGGCGACGTTCGAAATAATCGCGCAGGTCAAGTGTTCGCTGCTCAAGCGAAGTGAGAAGCGCCGGATCAAGGCTCGAATTTGCAAAGGCCATCGCCTCGCGTGACCCTTCGGGTGCTTCGGCAATGTTGGCAAAACGCTGCACCCTGGCCTGCGCTTCGGCAAAGATCGCATCATCATCAAGGGCCGCGTTTTCGATAAATCTGACCGTATCGGTGAATTCAAAGTTGAGCAGATGGCCTTCATAAGTCGAACGGCCCCAGTCCAACTGAGCAAACGCATCTGACAGGTCCCCGGTGTCAGCGAGCAAAACCAATTCGCCGGTTGCAGCGCGCAAGAGCTCCTCATCTGTGTCTCCCGCGGTGTAGAGCGCGTTGACAAATGCAACCGCTTGCAACGCTTCACTGGTCCGGAACTGACTGGCAAGTGATGCGCGTTGGACAGGATCGCTGATCAACTCTTCGGCAAAATGGGTGATATTGAGAGCACCACCAGGCAGGCGCGCGTAATACCGCACACCGGTCAGGATCGTTTCCGCGAAACTCGCCCGTTCTGCGGGCCCCTCATTGCGGCATTCGGTGTCATAGCTTCTGAGGGCACTGATGATTGCATCGAGCAATTCGATATGCCGGTTGCGATTGCGGTTCATGTCTCGCCGCAATTCCTCCGACACATCTAAA
It encodes:
- a CDS encoding TonB-dependent receptor → MRSINAGAAGSFRFSLLAGAAGFALLAPGAAFAQDTDNEDGPDAGETTSSNVIIVTASKRETTLQETPISVSVTSGETLENAQIRDVLDLQTVTPSLRVSQLQTASASTFIIRGFGNGDNNFGIEPSVGVFIDGVFRSRSAGALSDLPNVQRIEVLNGPQSTLFGKNASAGVISVVTREPQFTFGGAIEATYGNFNAMTLKGDITGPISDNIAFSIDGSYNRRDGYGTIVNLDEEINDRDRYSVRGQLLIEPSSDFRIRAIADYSKIDEVCCTVGNLVNGPTGPGIGAVGGQIPTDFFGREVFLNFVPENEVKNYGGSVQMDWETGPLSLTSITSYRELDNNFLTDIDFTSADIATETRAQQVETFTQELRIASDFDGPINFLLGGFYFDESIAQQSAIQNGSQIRNFFEILAGENPVAVLTGQPTLFNGLEQSFGFPQETIFNTPLLTQEVFFMNNTAWSVFGTVDFEPVEGLVLTGGFNYTDDEKDFGLSQQSFDPLAQVNFVDAFITQATALNPGLPTVTDRAGFQALPAAVQAGLLAAATDPAQNPLLGLAAFQFQPPFLNFPNSVEPGITNDDEFTYLLRASYEISPEVNVYASYSTGFKASSINLSRDSRPSNLDFLAGPGGSTFAAPDSAIINAGLAVPNLVSGSRFAGPEETEVYEIGVKGQWDGVGINIALFDQSIEGFQSFAFTGTGFALRNAGKQSVRGFEMDATVVPTDGLVLTFAMTHLDPLFDDFPGSVLGDLSGVRPAGIPSIAISTSATYTHEWDSGTALVTRIDYNHESNTPINNGLPTFGPNNFSREVNLVNGSMTLKLNNGLEVGIWGRNLLDAEYITTIFDSVAQAGSVSGYPNQPRTYGGLVRFKF